A single window of Jeotgalibacillus haloalkalitolerans DNA harbors:
- the dapA gene encoding 4-hydroxy-tetrahydrodipicolinate synthase, whose protein sequence is MNFGRVSTAMATPFDQYNHIDYSRLENLINHLIDNGTDSLVVAGTTGESPTLSSKEKIELFKATVDIVNGRVPVVAGTGTNNTESSISLSLAAKDAGVDAIMLVAPYYSKPSQAGLKKHFEEIANHAGLPVMIYNIPGRSAVNIEPETIIELSKVPNIVAVKEASGSLDQMTEIIAGTDDQFSVYSGDDGLTLPLLSIGGAGVVSVTSHVAGNEMQKMISCFLNGELSKAASIHQLLLPLTRALFAQPSPSPVKSALNHQGILCGGVRLPLVELDQNEEIELLNAVSHFQTAMSRIS, encoded by the coding sequence ATGAATTTTGGCAGAGTTTCCACTGCAATGGCTACCCCATTTGATCAGTACAATCACATTGATTACAGCAGATTGGAAAATCTTATTAATCACCTGATAGACAATGGAACAGATTCGCTCGTTGTGGCAGGCACAACGGGAGAATCTCCAACATTATCATCAAAAGAAAAAATCGAGCTATTTAAAGCAACTGTAGACATTGTCAACGGCAGAGTACCGGTTGTAGCAGGTACAGGTACAAATAACACTGAATCCAGCATCAGTCTGTCACTGGCTGCAAAAGACGCTGGGGTGGACGCAATCATGCTTGTGGCACCTTATTACAGCAAACCGAGTCAGGCGGGGTTAAAAAAACACTTTGAAGAAATAGCAAATCATGCTGGGCTGCCTGTCATGATTTATAATATCCCCGGGCGTTCAGCTGTCAATATTGAACCGGAAACAATCATTGAGCTATCTAAGGTACCTAATATTGTTGCAGTGAAAGAGGCAAGTGGCAGCCTGGACCAGATGACAGAGATTATCGCAGGTACAGATGATCAATTTTCTGTATACAGCGGCGATGATGGACTGACTTTGCCACTTCTATCAATTGGAGGAGCAGGCGTTGTTTCAGTTACCTCTCATGTAGCAGGAAATGAAATGCAGAAGATGATCAGTTGCTTTCTGAATGGAGAACTTTCAAAAGCAGCTTCCATTCACCAGCTGCTGCTGCCTTTAACTAGAGCATTGTTTGCTCAGCCGAGTCCTTCACCGGTTAAGTCAGCATTAAATCATCAGGGAATATTATGCGGAGGTGTAAGGCTGCCGTTAGTGGAGCTTGATCAAAATGAAGAAATCGAGCTGCTAAATGCAGTCAGTCATTTTCAAACAGCAATGTCCCGTATTTCATAA
- the dpsA gene encoding dipicolinate synthase subunit DpsA: MNREGLIGKKTAVIGGDARQLVIAEALCKKGAEVFLCGFDQLNLTEPGYRKVLIGEIPYEALDALIFPVSGISSSGEIKSSFSASNLTISHDLLKRTPEKCLLFSGIQTPWTSESAKEFICLFEQDDIAIQNSIPTVEGLLWLMIQHTDYTIHGANITITGCGRVGVTAARVLHALGANVTALSVVKAEIARMHELGVSAESLKNLDEYLTDTNVWINTIPGLDLINERTLSACHPGIFIIELASHPAVRQQELARQKNINYLEAPSLPGLIAPKTAGEILAKAILDQIIEKGE; encoded by the coding sequence GTGAATAGAGAGGGCTTAATCGGAAAGAAAACAGCTGTCATTGGAGGCGACGCAAGACAGCTTGTGATCGCTGAAGCATTATGCAAAAAAGGTGCCGAAGTTTTTTTATGCGGCTTTGATCAGTTAAATCTGACTGAGCCGGGATACAGGAAAGTACTGATTGGGGAGATCCCTTATGAAGCGCTTGATGCACTGATTTTTCCGGTCAGCGGGATTTCATCCAGCGGGGAAATTAAATCTTCTTTCAGTGCCTCTAATCTCACCATCAGTCACGATCTGTTGAAAAGAACACCGGAAAAATGCTTATTATTTTCAGGTATTCAAACACCATGGACGTCTGAAAGTGCAAAAGAGTTTATCTGTCTGTTTGAGCAGGATGATATTGCCATTCAAAACTCAATTCCAACCGTTGAAGGATTACTTTGGCTGATGATCCAGCATACAGATTATACAATTCATGGTGCAAATATAACCATTACCGGATGTGGAAGGGTAGGAGTAACTGCTGCCAGGGTCCTTCATGCGCTCGGTGCGAATGTCACCGCTTTATCAGTTGTAAAAGCAGAGATTGCAAGAATGCATGAACTGGGTGTTAGTGCAGAGTCATTAAAAAACTTAGATGAATACTTAACTGACACCAATGTTTGGATTAATACAATCCCGGGTCTGGACTTGATCAATGAAAGAACTTTATCTGCATGTCATCCAGGTATCTTTATTATCGAACTTGCTTCTCATCCAGCTGTCAGACAGCAGGAACTGGCCAGGCAGAAAAATATAAATTACTTAGAAGCGCCAAGCCTTCCCGGACTGATAGCACCAAAGACAGCCGGTGAAATACTGGCTAAGGCTATTCTCGATCAGATTATTGAAAAAGGAGAGTAA
- the rpsO gene encoding 30S ribosomal protein S15, whose product MAITQERKNEIIQEFRTHEGDTGSVEVQVAILTEDINNLNQHLRTHKKDHHSRRGLFKMVGRRRNLLAYLRNNDVARYRELINKLGLRR is encoded by the coding sequence ATGGCTATTACTCAAGAACGCAAGAACGAAATCATTCAGGAATTCCGCACTCACGAAGGAGATACAGGATCTGTAGAAGTACAGGTTGCGATTCTTACAGAAGATATCAACAACCTGAACCAGCACCTTCGTACTCATAAGAAAGACCACCATTCACGTCGCGGACTATTCAAAATGGTAGGACGTCGCCGTAACTTGTTAGCTTACCTTCGTAATAACGACGTAGCTCGTTACCGCGAACTAATCAACAAGCTTGGTCTTCGTCGATAA
- a CDS encoding YlmC/YmxH family sporulation protein: MRMSELYRKEMINIDQAERMGILGNADVEFNDETGEIINILVPAGKTNPFNRSKDEYAIPWKSVHAVGKELILIKGKQSQVEQQLHNIPENKEE, translated from the coding sequence ATGAGAATGAGTGAACTTTACCGTAAAGAAATGATTAATATAGATCAGGCAGAAAGAATGGGGATTTTGGGTAATGCTGATGTTGAGTTTAATGATGAAACAGGAGAGATCATCAATATACTGGTTCCGGCTGGAAAAACAAATCCTTTTAACAGGTCAAAAGATGAGTATGCAATTCCGTGGAAAAGTGTTCATGCAGTAGGGAAAGAGTTGATTCTTATTAAAGGAAAACAATCACAAGTAGAGCAGCAATTACATAATATACCGGAGAATAAAGAAGAATGA
- a CDS encoding aspartate-semialdehyde dehydrogenase: protein MKGTGYNVAVVGATGAVGTQMLSMLEQRDFPVETIKLLSSARSAGQTIQFKGAPVTVEEATPESFEGIDIALFSAGGSISKQLAPEAAKRGAIVIDNTSAFRMDPDVPLVVPEVNELDLQQHKGIIANPNCSTIQMVAALEPIRKELGLTKVIVSTYQAVSGAGVQAIDEMKTQSQAILNGEEPEANVLPVKGDQKHYQIAFNAVPQIDVFDTNGYTFEEMKMINETKKIMHMPELKVSATCVRLPVETGHAESVYIEVSEKGKNTADIHRILSEAPGVTLQDNPDQQEYPMPSTAAGKTDVFVGRVRKDPDEDHGFHMWIVSDNLLKGAAWNSVQIAESLIKLKLV from the coding sequence ATGAAAGGTACAGGATACAATGTAGCAGTAGTAGGTGCAACAGGAGCAGTCGGAACTCAGATGCTTTCAATGCTTGAGCAGAGGGATTTTCCAGTCGAAACAATTAAACTCCTTTCATCAGCCAGATCTGCAGGTCAGACGATACAGTTCAAAGGTGCTCCGGTAACTGTAGAAGAAGCAACACCAGAAAGCTTTGAAGGAATTGATATTGCCCTGTTTTCTGCAGGAGGAAGCATTTCAAAACAGCTTGCTCCTGAAGCGGCAAAACGCGGCGCAATTGTTATAGATAATACAAGCGCATTCAGAATGGACCCGGATGTTCCGCTGGTCGTTCCTGAAGTGAATGAATTGGATCTTCAGCAGCATAAAGGTATTATTGCAAATCCGAATTGTTCAACGATTCAAATGGTTGCGGCGCTTGAGCCGATCAGAAAAGAGCTTGGACTGACGAAAGTGATTGTTTCTACGTATCAGGCAGTTTCGGGCGCAGGCGTACAGGCAATTGATGAAATGAAAACACAGTCACAGGCAATTCTGAATGGTGAAGAGCCTGAAGCAAATGTTTTACCTGTTAAAGGTGATCAGAAGCATTATCAGATCGCTTTTAATGCTGTTCCGCAAATTGATGTATTTGATACAAACGGCTATACATTTGAAGAAATGAAAATGATTAATGAAACCAAGAAAATCATGCATATGCCGGAGCTTAAGGTCTCAGCTACCTGTGTAAGACTCCCGGTTGAAACAGGGCATGCAGAATCTGTTTATATTGAAGTGTCGGAAAAAGGGAAAAATACGGCTGATATTCACAGAATTCTGTCAGAAGCTCCTGGCGTTACACTGCAGGATAACCCTGATCAGCAGGAATACCCGATGCCTAGCACAGCAGCAGGCAAAACAGATGTATTTGTCGGCAGAGTTAGAAAAGATCCCGATGAGGATCATGGATTCCATATGTGGATTGTGTCAGATAACCTATTAAAAGGAGCTGCGTGGAATTCAGTACAAATCGCAGAAAGTCTGATAAAACTAAAACTTGTATAA
- a CDS encoding ribonuclease J, with protein MSKDKNEKVKIIPLGGVGEIGKNMYVIEVDEDLFIIDSGLMFPEDEMFGIDIVIPDFQYIEANKERVKAIFLTHGHDDSIGSLPYLLEKVKVPVYGSKLTVALAKALLKEYGFKERVKFYTVHEKSNMKFDSVNVTFFNTTHSIPDSLGIAIHTSEGAIVHTGEFKFDQASKGGYASNIGKMAKLGDKGVFALLSDSTEAEKPGHTTSEAVIEKHVSNSISQANGRVIVTCYASNLIRIQQIFDAAAASGRKVAVIGEAAERVVNVASRLEHLSYEEETRIKPHEIDQYNDDEIVIILSGTHDEPFKVMESMANQTHPIVNIQEGDTVLITFTPSPGMEVYLYRSVNEMTKAGANVLTSSKNVHVSGHGSQEDLKMMMNLMKPKYFIPIQGEYRHLITHGRLAEEMGIPRSNIFIADKGDIVEYQSGKMKMSGRIQTGNVLIDGKGVGDVGNIVLRDRRLLSQDGVLLVVVTLNRKTKTIAAGPEVISRGFVYVRESEKLMEESVTAVRNIVEKNVENRTFDWSGIKQEIRDSLNHLLYTRTKRRPMILPIIMEV; from the coding sequence TTGTCTAAAGATAAAAACGAAAAGGTAAAAATTATTCCTCTCGGCGGTGTAGGCGAGATAGGAAAAAACATGTACGTCATTGAAGTGGACGAAGATTTATTTATTATTGATTCAGGGTTAATGTTTCCTGAGGATGAGATGTTCGGTATCGATATTGTCATTCCGGACTTTCAATATATTGAAGCAAATAAAGAGCGGGTAAAAGCGATCTTCCTGACGCACGGTCATGATGATTCTATTGGCTCGCTTCCTTATTTACTTGAAAAGGTAAAAGTGCCTGTATACGGCTCAAAACTGACAGTTGCACTTGCAAAAGCGCTTTTAAAAGAATATGGATTTAAAGAGCGCGTGAAGTTCTATACTGTTCATGAGAAAAGTAATATGAAATTTGATTCTGTTAATGTGACGTTCTTTAATACCACGCACAGTATCCCTGATTCACTCGGTATTGCGATTCATACGTCAGAAGGTGCGATTGTACATACTGGTGAATTCAAGTTTGACCAGGCTTCGAAGGGTGGATATGCCTCGAATATCGGAAAAATGGCGAAGCTTGGAGATAAAGGTGTATTTGCGCTGCTTTCAGATAGTACTGAAGCTGAAAAGCCGGGACATACGACATCTGAAGCTGTCATTGAAAAGCATGTTTCGAACAGTATCAGTCAGGCAAATGGAAGAGTGATTGTCACATGTTATGCATCAAACCTGATTCGTATTCAGCAAATTTTTGATGCCGCAGCTGCTTCAGGAAGAAAAGTCGCTGTCATAGGAGAAGCGGCTGAACGTGTAGTGAATGTTGCTTCAAGACTTGAGCATTTATCATATGAAGAGGAAACTCGCATTAAGCCGCATGAAATTGATCAGTACAATGATGATGAAATTGTCATTATTTTATCCGGAACGCATGACGAACCTTTTAAAGTCATGGAATCTATGGCAAATCAGACTCATCCGATTGTGAACATTCAGGAGGGTGATACAGTATTAATTACATTTACGCCGTCTCCGGGAATGGAAGTCTATTTGTATCGTTCTGTGAATGAAATGACAAAAGCAGGGGCTAACGTTCTGACATCAAGTAAGAATGTCCATGTGTCAGGCCACGGCAGCCAGGAAGACTTAAAAATGATGATGAACTTAATGAAGCCTAAATATTTTATTCCGATTCAGGGAGAATATCGTCATTTGATTACTCATGGACGTCTTGCTGAAGAAATGGGTATTCCGCGTTCCAATATATTTATTGCTGATAAAGGTGACATTGTTGAATACCAGTCAGGTAAGATGAAGATGAGCGGCCGGATTCAGACTGGCAATGTGCTGATTGATGGTAAAGGTGTAGGAGATGTAGGAAACATTGTCCTGCGTGACAGAAGACTGTTGTCTCAGGATGGCGTTCTGCTGGTTGTTGTCACACTGAACCGCAAGACAAAAACAATTGCTGCAGGGCCTGAAGTCATTTCACGCGGATTTGTCTATGTCAGAGAATCAGAAAAGCTGATGGAAGAGTCAGTAACTGCTGTCAGAAATATTGTTGAGAAAAACGTTGAAAACCGTACATTTGACTGGTCTGGTATCAAGCAGGAGATCAGAGACTCATTGAATCATCTGCTTTACACTCGTACCAAACGCCGTCCGATGATTTTACCGATCATTATGGAAGTATAA
- the dpaB gene encoding dipicolinate synthase subunit B: MLEGKRIGFGFTGSHCTYHLALPQLIKLKEMGADIIPVVSFTMQTTNTRFGEGEEWVKKIEKAAGHPCIRTIAEAEPLGPATPLDCMVIAPLTGNSLAKLANALTDSPVLMAAKATMRNHKPVVTAISTNDGLGLNGMNLMKLMAAKNLFFVPFSQDDPENKPNSLVAHMEEIPETVVQAIKGRQHQPVITLRSLSKRD, translated from the coding sequence ATGCTGGAAGGAAAAAGAATTGGTTTTGGATTTACTGGCTCCCACTGCACTTATCATTTAGCATTACCGCAATTAATAAAACTGAAGGAAATGGGCGCTGACATTATACCTGTTGTCAGCTTCACGATGCAGACAACTAATACAAGATTCGGCGAGGGTGAAGAATGGGTCAAAAAAATTGAAAAGGCAGCCGGTCACCCATGTATCAGAACAATAGCAGAAGCTGAACCGCTTGGACCGGCTACACCACTCGATTGTATGGTGATTGCACCATTGACAGGGAATTCTCTTGCCAAGCTCGCCAATGCGTTGACAGATTCACCTGTGTTAATGGCAGCTAAAGCGACTATGCGTAATCATAAACCGGTCGTCACCGCAATATCAACCAATGATGGTCTTGGATTGAACGGGATGAATCTGATGAAGCTGATGGCTGCAAAGAATTTATTTTTTGTCCCATTCAGTCAGGATGATCCAGAGAATAAACCGAACTCATTAGTCGCACATATGGAGGAAATTCCTGAGACGGTTGTGCAGGCAATTAAAGGAAGGCAGCATCAGCCTGTCATAACCTTACGTTCTTTGAGTAAAAGAGATTGA
- a CDS encoding aspartate kinase: MPISVLKFGGTSLSESYKREAAVLNVKRELERKHQVIAVVSAMGRMGDPYATDTLLSLTDSRDLPSHQKSLLLSCGELISAAVFSAALHYEGVNSEILTGKQAGIKTRQTYNADISSVNIQVLLEALKYTDVIIVPGFQGEDDKGRTSTLGRGGSDTSACAIAASINAAVCRLYTDVAGIMSGDPRIVDHAAVVNRLSYDEAFHIAHQGAKIIHPKAVEWARKGRIPVWTGDLSGEGGTWIGSSEDSTDSIHSVTAVENLVQISVQAQDCDSIFRLLAEEGISIDLISIQPIEVKFTIQQEDYADLKMILNNQQIYFKSREHVSKIALIGSSIAGRPGVASSIVTLLTKNQISIWQTADSHLTFWILLDSDKSALAQQLLHQFFIKNELVTIQE; encoded by the coding sequence TTGCCAATTTCAGTGTTGAAATTCGGTGGTACTTCTTTATCTGAATCATATAAAAGGGAAGCAGCAGTTCTGAATGTAAAACGTGAATTAGAGCGTAAACACCAGGTGATTGCCGTTGTATCAGCTATGGGCAGAATGGGAGACCCGTATGCCACAGATACCCTGCTCTCACTGACTGATTCACGTGATCTGCCGTCCCACCAGAAATCTCTTTTACTGTCATGCGGGGAACTCATATCAGCGGCTGTATTTTCTGCCGCTCTTCACTACGAAGGAGTTAACAGTGAAATCCTGACAGGTAAACAGGCGGGAATCAAAACCCGGCAGACATATAACGCTGATATCAGCTCAGTCAATATCCAGGTTCTTCTAGAAGCATTAAAGTATACAGATGTGATTATCGTTCCAGGCTTCCAGGGGGAAGATGATAAAGGAAGAACCTCTACTCTCGGTCGCGGCGGTAGTGATACATCCGCATGTGCAATCGCAGCAAGCATCAATGCTGCAGTATGTAGACTGTATACGGATGTGGCTGGTATTATGAGTGGGGATCCTCGTATTGTCGATCATGCCGCGGTTGTGAATCGCCTGTCCTATGATGAGGCTTTTCATATTGCTCATCAGGGAGCTAAAATCATTCACCCGAAAGCAGTTGAATGGGCAAGGAAGGGAAGAATTCCTGTCTGGACAGGTGATTTATCGGGGGAAGGTGGAACGTGGATTGGTTCATCTGAAGATTCAACAGATTCCATCCACTCTGTAACCGCTGTTGAGAACCTTGTTCAGATATCTGTGCAGGCACAGGACTGTGATTCTATTTTCAGATTACTTGCTGAAGAAGGGATCAGTATAGATCTGATTTCAATTCAGCCGATTGAAGTAAAGTTTACCATTCAGCAGGAAGATTATGCTGATTTGAAAATGATCTTGAACAACCAGCAAATATACTTCAAATCCAGAGAGCACGTGTCCAAGATTGCATTAATCGGAAGCAGTATTGCAGGACGTCCAGGAGTAGCTTCTTCAATCGTAACCCTGCTGACAAAAAATCAAATCAGTATCTGGCAGACAGCTGACAGTCATTTAACGTTCTGGATCCTGCTTGACAGTGACAAGTCAGCATTGGCCCAGCAGCTGCTGCATCAGTTTTTTATAAAAAATGAACTAGTAACCATACAGGAGTGA
- a CDS encoding M16 family metallopeptidase, which produces MITRHTCKNGLRIVYEHIPSVRSAAVGIWIGTGSRDENQHNNGISHFIEHMLFKGTKERSARKIAEEFDRIGGHVNAFTSKEYTCYYAKVLDNHAKHALEVLADMFFNSVYDADELEKEKNVVLEEIKMYEDTPDDIVHDLLGEAVYGNHPLGFPILGTESTLKSFSSDDLKKYVYEMYRPEDVVVSVAGNIGPEFIKEIEALFGDYTSSLNDRNKNEQPVFYNHHLSRRKETEQAHLCLGFDGLPIGHEDTYSLIVMNNVLGGSMSSRLFQDVREDKGLAYSVFSYHSAHRDSGLLTIYAGTGAEQLDALYETIQSTTAKLKADGLTDDELDSSKEQLKGNLVLGLESTNARMSRNGKNELMLGRHRSMDELIEKIDQVSQASVKRVADQILGGSFASSVISPQGEKVSI; this is translated from the coding sequence ATGATTACACGTCACACCTGTAAAAATGGTTTAAGAATTGTATATGAGCACATACCTTCAGTAAGATCTGCTGCAGTAGGAATCTGGATCGGTACAGGCTCCAGGGATGAAAATCAGCATAATAACGGTATTTCCCACTTTATAGAGCATATGCTGTTCAAAGGCACAAAAGAACGTTCTGCAAGAAAAATTGCAGAGGAATTTGACAGAATTGGCGGACATGTCAATGCATTTACATCCAAGGAATATACATGTTATTACGCAAAAGTACTGGATAATCATGCGAAGCATGCATTAGAAGTGCTTGCAGACATGTTCTTTAACTCAGTGTATGATGCAGATGAGCTGGAAAAAGAAAAAAATGTTGTACTTGAAGAAATTAAAATGTATGAGGACACACCTGATGATATCGTGCATGATCTGCTTGGAGAAGCAGTTTACGGCAACCATCCTCTTGGTTTCCCGATCCTTGGAACTGAGTCTACATTAAAGTCATTTTCAAGTGATGACCTGAAGAAATATGTGTACGAGATGTACCGTCCTGAAGATGTAGTGGTTTCCGTTGCCGGAAATATTGGTCCAGAATTTATAAAAGAGATCGAAGCGTTATTCGGTGACTATACTTCTTCTTTAAATGATAGAAATAAAAATGAACAGCCTGTCTTTTATAATCACCATTTATCAAGAAGAAAAGAAACTGAACAGGCACACCTGTGTCTCGGGTTCGACGGTCTTCCGATCGGGCATGAGGATACTTACAGCCTGATCGTCATGAATAACGTGCTGGGCGGCAGTATGTCATCAAGACTGTTTCAGGATGTCAGAGAAGATAAAGGACTTGCTTATTCAGTCTTTTCCTACCATTCAGCCCATCGTGACAGCGGTCTGTTAACAATTTATGCCGGCACAGGAGCTGAGCAGCTGGACGCCCTTTACGAAACGATCCAGTCAACAACAGCAAAGTTAAAGGCAGATGGCTTAACAGATGATGAACTTGACTCTTCTAAAGAACAGTTAAAAGGTAATCTGGTACTGGGCCTTGAGAGCACAAATGCAAGAATGAGCCGAAACGGTAAAAATGAATTAATGCTTGGCAGACACCGTTCAATGGATGAACTGATTGAAAAAATTGATCAGGTATCACAGGCGTCTGTTAAAAGGGTGGCGGATCAGATCCTCGGAGGCAGCTTTGCTTCATCCGTTATATCACCCCAGGGAGAAAAAGTTTCAATATAA
- the pnp gene encoding polyribonucleotide nucleotidyltransferase has product MDQKKQVFTTNWAGRELTVEVGQLAKQASGAALIRYGDTVVLSTAVGSKEPKPLDFFPLTVNYEERMYSVGKIPGGFIKREGRPSERAVLTSRLIDRPIRPLFPDGFRNDVQIMSMVMSVDQDCSSEMAAMFGSSLSLCVSDIPFGGPIAGVMVGLIDGEFIINPTIEQQHKSEMELIVAGTKDAINMVEAGAFEVSEEKMLEAIMFGHEEIKKLIAFQEEIVAACGKEKREIVLAELDADVVGRMQEMAGEKLVSAVQTHEKHARDEAISTVKNEVLAVLEEEEADEDYVKDAKKALDQMVKAEVRRQITQDKLRPDGRKPNEIRPLSSEVGTLPRTHGSGLFTRGQTQALSIATLGPLGDVQIIDGLGLEESKRFMHHYNFPLFSVGETGPIRGPGRREIGHGALGERALEKVLPDEKDFPYTIRLVSEVLESNGSTSQASICASTLAMMDAGVPLKAPVAGIAMGLVKSGEDYTILTDIQGMEDFLGDMDFKVAGTAKGVTALQMDIKIEGLTKEILEEALMQAKEGRMHILDSMLATISEPRKELSEYAPKIIQLSINPDKIRDVIGPSGKTINKIIEETGVKIDIEQDGTVFIASADSEMNAKAKQIIEDMVREAKVGQNYLGKVKRIEKFGAFVEIFSGKDGLVHISELQEERTNKVEDVLSLGDQIEVKVTEIDNQGRVNLSRKAVLKEQKEREEQK; this is encoded by the coding sequence ATGGATCAGAAGAAACAGGTTTTCACAACCAACTGGGCAGGAAGAGAACTTACAGTTGAAGTTGGTCAACTCGCAAAGCAGGCAAGTGGAGCTGCACTTATCCGATATGGCGATACAGTTGTACTAAGTACGGCAGTTGGTTCTAAAGAGCCAAAGCCGCTCGACTTCTTCCCATTAACCGTTAATTATGAAGAAAGAATGTATTCAGTCGGTAAAATTCCGGGTGGATTTATTAAGCGTGAGGGACGCCCAAGTGAGCGTGCTGTATTAACAAGCCGTCTGATTGACCGTCCGATCCGTCCTTTATTCCCGGATGGATTCCGTAATGATGTTCAGATTATGAGTATGGTTATGAGTGTAGATCAGGATTGCTCATCTGAAATGGCAGCAATGTTTGGATCTTCACTTTCACTTTGTGTTTCTGATATTCCATTTGGCGGACCGATCGCCGGTGTAATGGTTGGATTAATTGATGGAGAGTTTATTATCAATCCGACAATTGAACAGCAGCACAAGAGTGAAATGGAATTAATTGTTGCAGGTACAAAAGATGCGATCAATATGGTTGAGGCAGGCGCTTTTGAAGTATCAGAAGAAAAGATGCTTGAAGCAATTATGTTCGGTCACGAAGAAATTAAAAAGCTGATTGCATTCCAGGAAGAGATTGTTGCAGCATGCGGTAAAGAAAAAAGAGAGATCGTGCTTGCAGAGCTTGATGCTGATGTAGTGGGCAGAATGCAGGAGATGGCCGGAGAAAAGCTGGTCTCTGCTGTACAGACACACGAAAAGCATGCGAGAGATGAAGCAATCTCCACTGTGAAAAATGAAGTGCTTGCTGTTCTTGAAGAGGAAGAAGCAGATGAGGACTACGTGAAAGATGCGAAAAAAGCACTTGATCAGATGGTCAAAGCTGAAGTCCGACGCCAGATCACACAGGACAAGCTTCGTCCGGATGGCCGTAAGCCAAATGAAATCAGACCGCTGTCATCAGAAGTTGGAACGCTGCCAAGAACGCACGGATCCGGTCTTTTCACCCGCGGTCAGACTCAGGCGCTTAGTATTGCGACACTGGGACCACTGGGTGATGTTCAGATTATTGATGGTCTTGGTCTTGAAGAATCCAAGCGATTCATGCACCATTACAACTTCCCGTTATTCAGCGTAGGGGAAACAGGTCCAATCCGCGGACCGGGCCGTCGTGAAATCGGTCACGGTGCACTTGGTGAACGTGCACTTGAAAAAGTTCTTCCTGATGAAAAGGACTTCCCTTACACGATCCGTCTTGTATCAGAAGTACTTGAGTCTAACGGGTCAACTTCACAGGCAAGTATCTGTGCAAGTACGCTTGCAATGATGGATGCAGGTGTACCGTTGAAAGCTCCTGTAGCGGGTATTGCGATGGGTCTTGTAAAATCAGGAGAGGATTATACAATTCTTACTGATATTCAGGGAATGGAAGATTTCCTTGGTGACATGGACTTTAAAGTAGCGGGTACAGCTAAAGGTGTAACGGCACTTCAAATGGATATTAAGATTGAAGGTCTGACAAAAGAAATTCTTGAAGAAGCACTGATGCAGGCAAAAGAAGGCAGAATGCACATTCTGGATTCGATGCTTGCTACAATCAGTGAACCGAGAAAAGAACTTTCTGAATACGCACCAAAAATTATTCAGCTATCAATTAATCCTGACAAAATCCGCGACGTCATTGGACCAAGTGGTAAAACAATCAATAAGATTATTGAAGAAACAGGCGTTAAAATTGATATCGAGCAGGATGGCACAGTCTTCATTGCTTCAGCTGACTCTGAAATGAACGCGAAAGCGAAGCAAATCATCGAAGATATGGTCAGAGAAGCAAAAGTAGGGCAAAACTACCTTGGAAAAGTGAAACGCATTGAGAAGTTCGGTGCTTTCGTTGAGATCTTCAGTGGTAAAGATGGGCTTGTGCATATTTCTGAACTTCAGGAAGAACGTACGAACAAAGTGGAAGATGTTCTTTCACTTGGAGACCAGATTGAAGTGAAGGTAACAGAAATTGATAATCAGGGACGTGTAAACCTGTCCCGAAAAGCTGTTCTGAAAGAGCAGAAAGAAAGAGAAGAACAGAAATAA